One Drechmeria coniospora strain ARSEF 6962 chromosome 01, whole genome shotgun sequence genomic region harbors:
- a CDS encoding putative fad binding domain containing protein produces MDAQAKLVEEHKTAVARIQEEVKYFHDNKKHFRVYHGSTSSTRPMQFKRDSIVDTSDMDRLFAVDLEAMTVQAEPKVPMDKLAEHCLEQGVLPKIVMEFKGITVGGGYSGFSGESSMYRYGLFNNTVADIEIVLGDGSLDTASRTRNADLLEHAAGSLGTFGIVTLATVELIKATACVQVEVQLVDDVSKAHEIFEAATEDESIHFIDGVYFRKGRIAVMLARFVDGPPAGQKVLKKMQVHWFADTIEDILDKKPTTEAPASIYMNTADYLFRYDHGAFWGGKLAFRHFHVPQNAITRRLADPFMDSRTCYHALHKSGLANEYVVQDFGIPASTVTEFVSFVNETLPELQIFLAPCKAPKDIGLSSRFNPRVAEVADQRIFAVGVYGRGPRDPKAFYELNRKLELRSAELLGAKLLYARTYYTEDEFWLIYDKAIYEEMRRKYKAEGLPTVFEKLKADMDTGAGRRRPVRGILETMWDKLVGNKEYLLKK; encoded by the coding sequence ATGGACGCCCAGgcgaagctcgtcgaggagcacaAGACGGCTGTGGCGCGCATCCAAGAGGAGGTCAAGTACTTCCACGACAACAAGAAGCACTTTCGCGTCTACCAtggctcgacgagctcgacacGTCCGATGCAGTTCAAGCGCGACTCCATCGTCGACACGAGCGACATGGATCgcctcttcgccgtcgacctcgaggccatgaCGGTTCAGGCCGAGCCCAAGGTGCCTATGGACAAGCTTGCCGAGCACTGCCTCGAGCAAGGCGTGCTGCCCAAGATCGTCATGGAGTTCAAGGGCATCactgtcggcggcggctacTCGGGCTTCTCGGGCGAGAGCAGCATGTACCGCTACGGCCTCTTCAACaacaccgtcgccgacatcgaGATCGTCCTAGGCGACGGCTCGCTCGACACGGCGAGCCGCACGCGCAAcgccgacctgctcgagcacGCGGCCGGAAGCCTCGGCACCTTTGGCATCGTCAccctcgccaccgtcgagcTCATCAAGGCGACGGCTTGCGTGCAGGTGGAggtgcagctcgtcgacgacgtcagcAAGGCGCACGAGATATTCGAGGCGGccaccgaggacgagtcgatCCActtcatcgacggcgtctaCTTTCGAAAGGgccgcatcgccgtcatgctcgcccgcttcgtcgacgggcccCCGGCCGGCCAGAAGGTGCTCAAGAAGATGCAGGTCCACTGGTTCGCCGACACCATCGAGGACATACTCGAcaagaagccgacgacggaggcgccggcgtccaTCTACATGAACACGGCCGACTATCTATTCCGCTACGATCACGGCGCCTTCTGGGGTGGCAAGCTCGCCTTCCGGCACTTTCACGTTCCGCAAAACGCCATCACCCGACGCCTCGCCGACCCCTTCATGGACAGCCGCACCTGCTACCACGCGCTGCACAAGTCGGGCCTCGCCAACGAGTACGTCGTCCAGGACTTTGGCATCCCCGCGAGCACCGTCACCGAGTTCGTCTCCTTTGTCAACGAGACGCTGCCCGAGCTGCAGATCTTTCTCGCCCCCTGCAAGGCGCCCAAGGACATCGGCCTCAGCTCGCGCTTCAACCcgcgcgtcgccgaggtggccgaccAGCGaatcttcgccgtcggcgtctaCGGTCGCGGTCCGCGCGACCCCAAGGCCTTTTACGAGCTCAACCGCAAGCTGGAGCTGCGGAGCGCCGAGCTGCTGGGTGCCAAGCTGCTGTACGCCCGGACCTACTacaccgaggacgagtttTGGCTCATCTACGACAAGGCCATCTACGAGGAGATGCGCAGGAAGTACAAGGCCGAAGGTCTCCCCACCGTCTTCGAGAAGCTCAAGGCCGACATGGACACGGGCGCCGGCCGGAGGAGGCCGGTTCGGGGCATCTTGGAGACCATGTGGGACAAGCTCGTGGGAAACAAGGAGTATCTGCTGAAGAAGTAG